In Xiphophorus hellerii strain 12219 chromosome 13, Xiphophorus_hellerii-4.1, whole genome shotgun sequence, the following proteins share a genomic window:
- the glmp gene encoding glycosylated lysosomal membrane protein gives MSAAGIGRVFVILVGCVFSSCESLFIGGDSYKRELTVKLYPNTTPSGGELLHVRAVGGNDTLHFLFCSQGAPTLLIVHTNSSSSTVKVNWPEFLARNTSGSLTVEPQSSVLYSTAVVFSRLLEYDDENDTAEAKSNFFPAYELKDFIWTRMNLSDSTATLCGSPPRPGNGSLCLQLSVFGSEGRVDLEPRLLHSANSSQLEVWLNGLPPRSNTSRFMLELEAVGGAYPLNKVDVRKFIDDEYTPSIFQVSLWVSSPNNGSDILGFVQWKPVAYRTSRPSLEDATPCRNSDPQQQSGNSTSASSALIKAFYSDPAAMGMNVSFGIAGEPYYNSTMFLSWTMLVGVGSPPIDSFSPLVIGILTAGLGIPIVLLLGGGVFVFIAKKRESSGAGYEPIN, from the exons ATGTCGGCTGCAGGGATCGGCCGGGTTTTCGTGATTTTAGTCGGTTGTGTTTTTAGTTCGTGTGAAAGTTTGTTCATCGGAGGAGATTCTTACAAAAGAGAG CTTACTGTGAAGTTGTACCCGAACACGACGCCCTCTGGCGGTGAGCTCCTTCACGTGAGAGCTGTGGGCGGAAACGACACATTgcacttcctgttctgcagCCAGGGGGCGCCAACATTGCTGATCGTTCACACCAACTCTTCTTCCTCTACTGTCAAG gtgaACTGGCCTGAGTTTTTGGCTCGTAATACCAGCGGCAGCCTGACAGTGGAGCCGCAGAGCAGCGTCCTGTACAGCACCGCCGTTGTCTTTAGCCGG cTGTTGGAGTACGATGATGAAAACGACACGGCCGAGGCGAAATCCAACTTCTTCCCCGCCTACGAGCTGAAGGACTTCATCTGGACTCGGATGAACCTGTCCGATTCCACCGCGACGCTGTGCGGGTCTCCCCCACGGCCTGGCAATGGGTCGCTTTGCCTGCAG ttgtCTGTGTTTGGCTCAGAGGGGCGTGTTGACCTTGAGCCCCGCCTCCTCCATTCTGCTAACTCCTCCCAGTTGGAGGTGTGGCTTAACGGCCTGCCGCCCCGATCCAATACGTCCAGGTTCATGTTGGAGCTGGAAGCGGTGGGCGGGGCTTATCCACTGAACAAAGTGGACGTTCGAAAGTTCATCGACGACGAGTACACACCTTCAATATTCCAG GTGTCTCTGTGGGTGTCTTCACCGAACAACGGCTCGGACATCCTGGGTTTCGTCCAGTGGAAGCCAGTGGCGTACCGGACGTCCCGTCCGAGCCTGGAGGACGCAACGCCGTGCCGTAACTCCGATCCACAGCAGCAGAGCGGGAACTCGACGTCTGCTTCATCGGCTCTGATTAAAGCTTTTTACTCCGACCCAGCAGCCATGGGGATGAACGTTAGCTTCGGCATAGCTGGAGAACCTTACTACAACAGCACCATGTTCCTCAGCTG GACGATGCTGGTGGGCGTCGGCTCCCCTCCGATTGACTCGTTCTCCCCGCTGGTGATCGGCATCTTAACGGCTGGTCTGGGGATTCCCATCGTCCTCCTGCTGGGGGGCGGAGTTTTCGTCTTCATAGCGAAGAAGCGGGAATCCTCAGGAGCGGGCTATGAGCCAATCAACTGA